A region of Ferruginibacter albus DNA encodes the following proteins:
- a CDS encoding glycosyltransferase family 2 protein — MQNNEPLVSVLMTAYNREKYIAEAIESVLASTFKNFELIILDDGSKDDTVAICKEYEAKDERIKVFQNEKNIGQFQTRNKIVTYAKGKYIKYLDSDDTIYPYGLGVFVDGMEKFPEAAFGLCSAYDGRMPFPACITPAEIYWEHFNGFAHLYRAPGSSIIRRDIFELENGFVTNLVAGDSEFWARLALRYKMVKVPRDLYWCRAHPGQITNLFFSQHLDSGYGAIKKYLFSDQCPLTKGQVRIVKKKLFRRKIKGEAVNFFNRFFK; from the coding sequence ATGCAGAATAACGAACCTTTAGTAAGCGTGTTGATGACGGCTTATAACAGGGAAAAATATATAGCAGAAGCAATTGAAAGCGTATTAGCATCTACATTTAAAAATTTTGAGTTAATTATTTTGGACGATGGCTCAAAAGATGATACTGTAGCAATTTGCAAAGAATATGAAGCTAAGGATGAACGAATAAAAGTTTTTCAAAATGAAAAAAATATCGGGCAGTTTCAAACACGAAATAAAATAGTAACATATGCTAAAGGCAAATACATTAAGTATCTAGATTCAGATGATACTATTTATCCCTATGGGTTGGGGGTATTTGTAGATGGTATGGAAAAATTTCCCGAAGCTGCTTTTGGTTTATGTTCTGCTTATGACGGAAGAATGCCTTTTCCTGCATGTATAACTCCTGCAGAGATTTATTGGGAACATTTTAATGGCTTTGCGCATTTATACAGAGCACCCGGTTCGTCTATTATTCGCCGTGATATATTTGAATTGGAAAATGGGTTTGTTACAAACCTGGTAGCCGGAGATTCTGAATTTTGGGCTCGATTGGCATTAAGATATAAAATGGTAAAAGTTCCGCGTGATCTCTATTGGTGCAGAGCTCATCCTGGTCAAATAACAAATTTGTTTTTTTCTCAACATTTGGATTCCGGATACGGTGCAATAAAAAAATACTTATTTTCTGATCAATGTCCTTTAACAAAAGGACAGGTGCGTATTGTTAAGAAAAAACTTTTTAGAAGAAAAATAAAAGGAGAAGCTGTTAATTTTTTTAATCGCTTTTTTAAATAA
- a CDS encoding acyltransferase yields MMTLIKSYLGIFKNIVRFFYWQFCWIKNAKTGRNGTVLLPFIMEGKGKLITGSNFYIGKAASLRLGQDAIFQTGNKLNLSSKSDIKVSKGCIFKIGNNFKIDSNSKLVVNNIWEWGNNVTVGAGCVISSREKSFYGKLTVGHDTVISDNSIIDVCDNINIGNEVSIGPNCILYTHDHIYTDKNVGAWKGGVRLGSISIGDGTWIASGVTILPGVNIGRRVVVAAGSVVTKNLESEAIYGGVPARLIKKIE; encoded by the coding sequence ATGATGACGTTAATAAAATCTTATCTCGGAATTTTTAAAAATATTGTACGTTTTTTTTATTGGCAATTTTGCTGGATCAAGAATGCCAAAACCGGGAGAAATGGTACTGTTCTTTTACCTTTTATTATGGAAGGCAAAGGCAAATTAATTACAGGGAGCAATTTTTATATAGGTAAAGCAGCGTCGTTACGTCTTGGACAGGATGCTATTTTTCAAACCGGCAACAAATTGAACTTATCTTCAAAGTCGGACATAAAGGTTAGCAAAGGCTGCATTTTTAAAATAGGGAATAATTTTAAAATAGATAGTAACAGTAAACTTGTTGTAAACAATATTTGGGAATGGGGAAATAATGTCACAGTAGGAGCGGGTTGTGTAATATCGTCGAGGGAAAAAAGTTTCTACGGTAAGCTAACTGTTGGTCATGATACTGTAATAAGCGATAACTCCATTATTGATGTATGCGATAATATAAATATTGGGAATGAGGTGTCAATAGGCCCCAATTGTATATTATATACGCATGATCATATTTATACTGATAAAAATGTAGGGGCATGGAAAGGCGGTGTGCGTTTAGGAAGCATTTCGATTGGTGATGGAACTTGGATCGCATCTGGAGTTACCATATTACCCGGTGTTAACATTGGTAGAAGAGTAGTAGTAGCCGCAGGTTCAGTAGTTACTAAAAATCTTGAAAGTGAAGCCATATACGGCGGTGTACCTGCGAGATTGATTAAAAAAATCGAATAA
- a CDS encoding glycosyltransferase family 4 protein: MRIIYFLPDIDAGVSRVVKNLIIHRPSDKKVEYAVVLSHNKKDTHKRVTEDFDGVKTFRFEFSPEENLYCVYKRLYELCVKSGEDIFVCNDGWEIRMTVALRLQNPVVYILHGDFGYYYNVVNLNKTIVNCFIAISNKIEWEVHKLLDKKSNAAIIKIYFPVAAAIQTNRQKKSTDGFRILFAGHLEERKGAELIPEIYKKMIEKGMDDFCIDIVGDGVLYEELSQHFKDIKRVSFYGRQSNEFVLGKMKEADVFLFPSKLEGLPNVLIEALGNEAIPIASNLESGVQDIITNNINGILVDNPVDANEFADKITALYNNRSTLLQLRKNCLTGIDKFDPYRQAAAYENVIINVKPIQRIFPEKYIMGGVLNKSWLPNWLVKSIRRMINHPKL; this comes from the coding sequence ATGCGGATAATATATTTTTTGCCTGATATAGATGCAGGAGTATCTCGTGTGGTAAAGAATTTGATCATACATAGGCCTTCCGATAAGAAGGTGGAATATGCTGTAGTATTATCGCATAATAAAAAAGATACACACAAAAGAGTTACAGAAGATTTTGATGGCGTTAAAACATTTCGGTTTGAATTTTCTCCTGAAGAAAACCTGTATTGTGTTTATAAAAGATTGTATGAATTGTGTGTTAAATCTGGTGAAGATATCTTTGTTTGTAACGATGGGTGGGAGATACGAATGACTGTAGCTTTGCGATTACAAAACCCGGTAGTATATATACTACATGGCGATTTCGGCTATTATTATAACGTAGTTAACCTGAATAAAACAATTGTAAATTGTTTTATTGCCATTAGTAATAAAATTGAGTGGGAGGTTCATAAATTATTAGATAAAAAAAGTAATGCTGCTATTATAAAGATATATTTCCCTGTTGCAGCGGCCATACAAACCAATAGGCAAAAAAAATCAACAGATGGATTTAGAATATTATTTGCCGGTCATTTGGAAGAAAGAAAAGGAGCGGAGCTAATCCCTGAGATTTATAAAAAGATGATTGAAAAAGGAATGGATGACTTTTGTATAGATATTGTAGGGGATGGAGTGTTATACGAGGAATTGAGTCAGCATTTTAAGGATATAAAACGAGTATCTTTTTATGGCCGCCAATCAAATGAATTTGTATTGGGTAAGATGAAAGAAGCAGACGTGTTTTTATTCCCTTCTAAATTAGAAGGACTTCCTAATGTGTTGATTGAAGCGCTTGGTAACGAAGCTATTCCAATAGCAAGTAATCTTGAAAGTGGTGTTCAGGATATTATTACAAATAACATAAATGGCATTTTAGTTGATAACCCGGTTGATGCAAATGAATTTGCCGATAAAATTACAGCACTGTATAATAATAGGAGTACGTTATTACAATTGCGCAAAAATTGTTTAACAGGTATTGATAAATTTGATCCATATCGCCAGGCTGCTGCTTATGAAAATGTAATAATAAATGTAAAGCCAATCCAAAGAATATTCCCCGAAAAATATATAATGGGAGGAGTCTTAAATAAGTCATGGTTACCTAATTGGTTGGTGAAATCAATAAGGAGAATGATCAACCATCCCAAATTATAA